Proteins encoded within one genomic window of Ctenopharyngodon idella isolate HZGC_01 chromosome 6, HZGC01, whole genome shotgun sequence:
- the prpf38a gene encoding pre-mRNA-splicing factor 38A yields the protein MANRTVKDANSIHGTNPQYLVEKIIRTRIYESKYWKEECFGLTAELVVDKAMELKFVGGVYGGNIKPTPFLCLTLKMLQIQPEKDIIVEFIKNEDFKYVRLLGAMYMRLTGTSVDCYKYLEPLYNDYRKIKSQNRDGEFVLMHVDEFIDELLHAERMCDIILPRLQKRQVLEEAELLDARISALEEDLDEVETSDEEDEEEEKQERVQTPETHRRSYRDMDRPRRSPSPRYRRSRSPRRRSRSPKRRSPSPRRDRDRDRHRSKSPRRHRSRSRDRRHRSKSPGHHRSHRHRSHSKSPESRSKKSHKRSRRGNE from the exons ATGGCTAATAGAACGGTAAAAGATGCCAATAGTATACATGGAACAAATCCCCAGTATCTTGTCGAGAAGATTATACGGACACGTATATATGAGTCCAAGTATTGGAAAGAGGAATGTTTTGGACTTACAG CTGAGCTTGTCGTGGATAAAGCAATGGAGCTGAAGTTTGTTGGTGGTGTATATGGAGGAAACATCAAGCCTACTCCATTCTTATGTCTGACACTAAAGATGCTGCAGATTCAGCCTGAAAAGGACATCATTGTGGAATTCATCAAGAATGAGGACTTCAA GTATGTCCGTTTGCTTGGAGCGATGTATATGCGCCTGACTGGAACTTCTGTGGATTGCTACAAGTATTTAGAACCATTATACAATGACTACAGAAAAATCAAAAGCCAGAATAGAGATGGAG AGTTCGTGTTGATGCATGTCGATGAGTTCATAGATGAGCTTCTTCATGCAGAGCGGATGTGTGATATTATCCTCCCCAGACTTCAG AAGAGACAGGTTTTGGAGGAAGCTGAGCTACTGGATGCTCGTATTAGTGCCCTGGAAGAAGACCTGGATGAGGTGGAGACCAGTGAtgaggaggatgaggaagaaGAGAAG CAAGAGAGGGTGCAGACACCAGAGACACACAGAAGAAGTTACAGAGATATGGACCGGCCACGCAGGTCTCCATCTCCACGCTACAGACGCAGCCGCTCACCCAGAAG acgAAGCAGATCACCTAAAAGACGAAG CCCATCACCCAGACGTGATCGAGACCGGGACCGCCACCGCAGCAAAAGCCCCCGTAGACACCGCAGCAGATCCAGGGACAGAAGGCATCGCTCCAAATCTCCAG gtcaCCACAGAAGTCACCGGCATCGCAGTCACTCCAAGTCCCCAGAAAG TCGGTCAAAGAAGAGTCACAAGAGAAGTCGAAGAGGAAACGAGTGA
- the orc1 gene encoding origin recognition complex subunit 1, translating to MSRYITRLKMRRSYKWNGRPVSEDRKLRRQYYESMSISVEGRTEDAKVSLGQYILIEGDNDDSPFVAQLLKLYTDDSGKKKTAVVQWFVRMCEVPQNKRKLLGRDPHPQEIFFYQDRSCDNEVDGETILAAVQIEYVPPEDPFPEGKSKDTLFVKLLWDTKSFRALDPELMQPPQSPKSPPPSSRVSQARALPTPDPSIMKRAISGTLTRGSMSTGKISSSEAESLHSASKLSAAKALSAKRRSRASSGPHVRKKLDLCSPNKNMSRDDVLGEILDEHTATEKTLTSKLNTSPTGRISISIRLTPLNLNKEEQISPLSSQSPDKPRLTAYDKDNATSAFLGVQPLGSDDPESLISTGRTPRKREATPRRASLRGLKPRTPSNRKDSTTLREPTLAALAEEEHEDSPVQTAATPRSKRKSAQLVSSRIRKQLNLLGNKVDLQSDGEDGGDDDDCFVPTKIDLQSSSDEEEEAKIDSEDELVVKKRRGSRTPRSTEKTRVSARTPRKTPSKKTAPATPRTPRHATPSIPSRSAPARKPGNVLEEARARLHVSSVPESLPCREQEFQDIYNFVESKVIDGTGGCMYISGVPGTGKTATVHEVIRSLQQSAEQDEIPHFCFIEINGMKMTDPHQAYVQILQKLTDQKATPDHAAALLEKRFSAPAPKKETTVLLVDELDLLWTRKQNVMYNLFDWPTRRNARLVVLTIANTMDLPERIMINRVASRLGLTRMSFQPYTFKQLQQIITSRLNRVKAFEEDALQLVSRKVAALSGDARRCLDICRRATEICEHSGSSSGLVGMSHVMEALDEMFSSSYVAAIRCASVQEQLLLRAVIAEFRRLGLEEATFQQVFVQHQALCRVEGLHPVSVSEGLAVCQRLGSCRLLLLEGSRLDLLLRIRLNVSQDDVLYALKAD from the exons ATGAGCCGCTACATCACAAGACTGAAAATGAGAAGATCATACAAATGGAATGGGAGACCAGTCAGTGAAGACAGGAAGCTGAGAAGGCAATACTATGA ATCCATGTCCATTTCTGTGGAGGGAAGGACTGAAGATGCAAAAGTGTCTTTAGGCCAGTACATTTTGATTGAGGGTGATAATGATGACAGTCCCTTTGTGGCGCAACTTCTAAAACTGTACACTGATG ATTCAGGAAAGAAGAAGACCGCTGTAGTGCAGTGGTTTGTGCGAATGTGTGAAGTTCCTCAGAACAAACGCAAGCTCTTGGGCAGAGACCCCCATCCACAGGAGATATTTTTCTACCAGGACCGCTCTTGTGATAATGAGGTGGATGGAGAGACAATTCTTGCAGCAGTACAA ATTGAGTATGTCCCACCTGAGGATCCTTTCCCAGAGGGCAAGAGCAAAGACACGTTATTTGTCAAACTCTTGTGGGATACCAAGTCCTTCAGAGCGTTGGATCCTGAGCTGATGCAGCCTCCTCAAAGCCCCAAATCTCCCCCACCATCTTCCCGGGTTTCTCAGGCTCGTGCTCTTCCAACCCCAGACCCCTCAATAATGAAACGGGCCATATCAGGCACCCTCACCCGTGGTAGCATGAGCACTGGCAAAATCAGCTCCAGTGAGGCGGAGTCTCTTCACTCTGCCTCCAAACTCTCTGCGGCTAAAGCTCTTAGTGCAAAGAGGAGAAGCAGAGCTTCCTCTGGTCCACATGTTCGCAAGAAGCTGGACTTGTGCA GTCCAAATAAAAACATGTCCCGAGATGATGTTCTGGGGGAGATTCTTGATGAACACACAGCTACAGAGAAAACACTGACGTCTAAGTTGAACACGTCTCCAACTGGCCGCATCTCCATTTCTATCAGACTGACTCCACTTAATCTTAACAAGGAGGAGCAAATCTCTCCTCTGTCATCACAGAGCCCTGATAAACCCAGACTGACTGCATATGACAAAGACAATGCAACTAG TGCCTTTCTTGGGGTGCAGCCACTTGGGAGTGATGATCCAGAGTCACTAATAAGCACAGGCAGAACTCCACGGAAGAGAGAGGCAACCCCCAGGAGAGCAAGTCTTAGGGGCCTGAA GCCAAGAACTCCATCCAACAGGAAGGATTCAACTACACTCAGAGAGCCAACACTGGCTGCTTT AGCTGAAGAGGAGCATGAAGATTCACCTGTCCAGACTGCAGCCACTCCTCGCTCTAAGAGGAAGTCTGCTCAGCTTGTGTCTTCACGCATCAGAAAGCAGCT aaatttgcTAGGCAACAAGGTTGACCTGCAGTCTGATGGTGAGGATGGCGGCGATGATGATGACTGCTTCGTACCTACTAAGATTGACCTGCAGAGTAGCAGcgatgaggaagaggaggcaAAGATCGACAGTGAAGATGAGCTTGTGGTGAAGAAGCGTAGAGGCTCCCGAACACCCCGATCTACAGAGAAAACCCGTGTTTCTGCTAGGACCCCACGTAAAACACCCAGCAAGAAg ACTGCTCCAGCCACCCCACGTACACCACGTCATGCCACTCCCAGCATACCCAGCAGGAGCGCGCCAGCCAGGAAGCCAGGGAATGTTCTGGAAGAAGCGCGGGCACG gTTGCATGTTTCCTCTGTCCCTGAGTCTTTGCCGTGTCGAGAACAAGAGTTCCAGGATATCTACAACTTTGTGGAGAGTAAAGTCATTGATGGCACTGGAGG TTGTATGTATATCTCAGGTGTTCCTGGTACTGGTAAAACTGCCACAGTACATGAGGTGATCCGTTCCCTTCAGCAGTCCGCTGAACAAGACGAGATCCCTCACTTTTGCTTCATTGAAATCAATGGCATGAAAATGACAGACCCGCACCAGGCTTATGTACAAATACTGCAG AAACTGACTGATCAAAAAGCAACACCTGATCATGCAGCCGCCCTACTGGAGAAACGCTTCAGTGCTCCCGCACCAAAAAAAGAGACAACTGTGCTTCTTGTAGATGAG cttgaCCTCCTGTGGACCCGTAAACAGAATGTGATGTATAACTTGTTTGATTGGCCAACAAGGCGCAATGCTCGTCTGGTGGTTCTCACCATTGCAAACACTATGGACTTGCCTGAGAGAATCATGATTAACCGGGTTGCCAGTCGACTG GGACTGACAAGAATGTCCTTCCAGCCATATACCTTTAAACAGTTACAACAGATCATCACATCAAGGCTGAACAGAGTAAAGGCTTTTGAAGAAGATGCTCTCCAGCTAGTCTCAAGAAAG GTGGCGGCGCTTTCAGGTGATGCGCGACGTTGCCTTGATATCTGCCGACGGGCCACAGAGATTTGTGAGCACTCTGGAAGTAGCAGTGGATTGGTTGGGATGAGTCATGTGATGGAGGCTTTGGATGAGATGTTTTCCTCTTCCTACGTCGCAGCCATCAG GTGTGCATCTGTTCAGGAGCAGCTTTTATTGAGGGCTGTTATTGCAGAGTTTCGTCGACTCGGTCTGGAAGAGGCCACTTTCCAACAG GTGTTTGTTCAGCACCAGGCTCTGTGTCGTGTTGAGGGTTTGCATCCGGTGAGTGTGTCCGAAGGGCTGGCGGTCTGTCAGAGGCTGGGTTCCTGTCGCCTGCTCCTCCTGGAGGGAAGCCGCCTGGACCTGCTGCTCCGTATCAGACTCAATGTTAGTCAGGATGATGTGCTTTATGCCTTGAAGGCTGACTAA
- the akr1a1b gene encoding aldo-keto reductase family 1 member A1-B isoform X1, with the protein MRHIQRALRLVIHSHKFYCRRMAHRMSMNDFAVLSTGRKMPLVGLGTWKSEPGQVKQAVIWALQTGYRHIDCAPVYANEPEIGEAFQEVMGPEKGIRREDVFVTSKLWNTKHHPDDVEPSLLKTLKDLKLEYLDLYLIHWPHAFQRSDNPFPKKEDGTLLFDDIDYKLTWAAMEKLVGKGLVRAIGLSNFNSRQIDDILSVASIKPSVLQVESHPYLAQVELLAHCRDRGLVMTAYSPLGSPDRAWKHPEEPVLLEEPAIAALAKKYNKTPAQIIIRWQTQRGVVTIPKSITQSRIKENIQVFDFTLDPEEMSQVTALHRGWRYIVPTITVNGKSVPRDAGHPHYPFNDPY; encoded by the exons ATGCGGCATATTCAACGTGCTCTTCGTCTTGTCATTCATTCTCACAAGTTTTACTGTCGAAGAATG GCACACAGGATGAGTATGAATGACTTTGCTGTCCTCAGCACTGGGCGAAAGATGCCCCTTGTGGGACTTGGGACATGGAAGAGTGAACCTGGACAG GTAAAACAGGCAGTCATTTGGGCATTGCAAACTGGCTATCGGCATATTGACTGTGCTCCCGTTTATGCGAACGAGCCAGAGATCGGTGAAGCTTTCCAGGAAGTGATGGGGCCTGAAAAA GGAATAAGGCGAGAGGATGTATTTGTGACCTCCAAACTGTGGAACACGAAACACCACCCAGATGACGTGGAGCCATCTCTATTAAAGACCTTGAAAGACCTGAAGCTGGAGTACCTGGACCTCTACCTTATCCATTGGCCACATGCCTTCCA ACGAAGTGATAACCCTTTTCCCAAGAAGGAGGATGGAACCTTGCTGTTTGATGATATAGACTACAAGCTTACATGGGCTGCTATGGAAAAACTTGTGGGAAAGGGGCTTGTCAGGGCCATTGGACTCTCAAACTTCAACAGCAGGCAGATCGATGACATCTTATCAGTTGCGAGCATCAAACCCTCCGTTTTGCAG GTGGAGTCCCATCCATACCTTGCACAGGTTGAGCTGTTGGCTCACTGCCGGGATCGGGGTTTGGTGATGACTGCCTACAGTCCGCTAGGATCTCCTGACCGAGCCTGGAAGCATCCAGAGGAGCCTGTGCTGTTGGAGGAACCAGCCATTGCTGCGCTAGCCAAGAAATACAACAAGACTCCTGCACAAATTATCATCAG GTGGCAAACTCAACGAGGAGTAGTGACCATCCCAAAGAGCATTACACAGTCCCGGATCAAAGAGAATATCCAG GTGTTTGATTTTACTCTTGATCCTGAGGAAATGAGTCAAGTGACAGCATTGCACAGAGGCTGGCGTTACATTGTGCCAACCATTACT gtCAATGGCAAGTCTGTACCCCGGGATGCAGGACATCCTCACTACCCTTTTAATGACCCCTATTAA
- the mpl gene encoding thrombopoietin receptor encodes MDLVLTWWILLSCLIKQVHLELLLSKQEFAIVAMDKDPNCFTREQEDFTCFWEAPVGKSYYFLYTYDQSAEEKRCDVKHQTYEKKDLHICTFPSIDVYVFVEMHLRVIDRDTNTTVYNRTVCVEDQHLLYPPSNISLHPTGEVGQLLVEWKRPKNGWIPGLYLQYEIRYSSKNTSSTVGPISKHRHKLVSLVAGENCTVQMRVKPGGDSKQFWSDWSSPVTAMVPQTAGDIELRCHTPDLNQALCKWRGELYDDGRYSFHYRQINSSWGIWKLCSKDNNTVHQCVLNGQESSVYQFYLSAGLQPFGRMFYAETFSMNSSIKTRPPCGLKAKPEEGRLCLTWNPPFLKISQYLKYQIRYQRQGESEWKDFTTPSSKTSTCLDVHQGSQYTIQVRAQPNGSVYSGEWSDWSKPLTVLLPLDKGWIFIVCIPVTLLIIATTMITFFSRYFRKVKKSLWPSVPDLNKVLESFLTDISGSHWEPSFNIKQCDDDTATSVVEILPERETTVKPCKKSTCLSLSECDFLSDEKNGENFREDLEMAQDYVILNNDKITCFIGNDYVYRDVALSHVTNEKLQCCPSARSPAFPEYTTNILNHSYLLLAEQSELEEYHSACRRYTNMEISVIPCVANVE; translated from the exons ATGGATCTGGTGCTCACGTGGTGGATTCTCCTTTCCTGTCTGATCAAGCAGGTGCATTTAGAGCTTCTCCTATCAAAGCAAG AGTTTGCTATCGTGGCCATGGATAAGGACCCAAACTGTTTCACCAGGGAACAGGAAGATTTCACTTGTTTTTGGGAAGCACCTGTAGGAAAGTCCTATTATTTTCTCTACACATATGATCA atcagcagaagaaaaaagatGTGATGTGAAACATCAAACTTATGAGAAGAAGGACCTGCATATTTGCACATTTCCATCGATTGATGTCTATGTGTTTGTTGAAATGCATCTCAGAGTGATAGACAGAGACACCAACACAACCGTCTACAATCGGACTGTCTGTGTGGAGGATCAGC ATCTACTGTATCCTCCATCAAATATATCCCTTCATCCAACTGGCGAGGTGGGCCAATTGTTAGTTGAATGGAAAAGGCCAAAAAATGGATGGATTCCTGGATTGTACCTACAGTATGAAATTCGTTACAGCTCCAAAAACACATCAAGCACAGTTGGACCG ATATCAAAACACCGCCATAAGCTAGTCTCTCTGGTCGCAGGAGAAAACTGCACAGTGCAAATGAGAGTCAAGCCTGGAGGTGATTCAAAACAGTTTTGGAGTGACTGGTCAAGTCCTGTAACAGCTATGGTGCCACAAACAGCAG GTGACATAGAATTGCGTTGCCACACTCCTGATCTGAATCAAGCATTATGCAAATGGAGAGGAGAATTATATGATGACGGCAGATACAGCTTCCACTACAGACAAATAAACAG TTCGTGGGGCATTTGgaagttgtgttccaaagacaACAATACTGTCCACCAGTGTGTCCTGAATGGGCAGGAGTCCAGTGTCTATCAGTTTTACCTCAGTGCTGGATTGCAACCATTCGGTCGAATGTTTTATGCAGAGACTTTCAGTATGAACAGCAGCA TCAAGACGAGGCCTCCATGTGGTCTGAAAGCAAAACCTGAGGAAGGAAGGCTTTGTTTGACATGGAATCCACCCTTTTTGAAGATCTCTCAGTATCTAAAGTATCAGATCCGTTATCAGCGTCAAGGAGAGAGTGAGTGGAAG GATTTTACAACACCCAGTTCAAAGACCAGCACTTGTCTGGATGTGCACCAGGGGAGCCAATACACCATCCAGGTCCGAGCCCAACCCAATGGATCAGTGTACAGCGGAGAATGGAGTGACTGGTCAAAACCTCTCACTGTCCTCTTACCTTTAGACAAAG GGTGGATCTTCATTGTCTGCATACCAGTGACTCTGCTCATCATTGCTACTACAATGATTACTTTCTTCTCTAGATACTTCCG TAAGGTTAAGAAGTCCTTGTGGCCATCAGTCCCAGACCTCAACAAAGTGCTTGAAAGCTTCCTGACTGATATCAGTGGATCACACTGG GAGCCATCCTTCAACATTAAGCAATGCGATGATGACACTGCTACATCAGTGGTGGAGATTCTGCCCGAGAGGGAAACTACAGTAAAACCCTGTAAGAAGTCCACCTGTCTTTCACTCTCTGAGTGTGATTTCCTATCTGATGAGAAAAATGGGGAGAATTTCAGAGAGGATTTGGAGATGGCTCAAGATTATGTGATTTTGAACAACGATAAAATTACATGCTTTATAGGGAATGACTATGTGTATAGGGATGTTGCTTTATCTCATGTGACTAATGAAAAACTACAATGCTGCCCCAGTGCCCGTTCTCCTGCTTTCCCAGAATACACCACAAATATCCTCAACCATTCCTATCTCCTTCTGGCAGAACAGTCTGAGCTTGAAGAGTATCACTCAGCCTGTCGCCGGTACACCAATATGGAGATCTCGGTAATACCATGTGTAGCAAATGTAGAGTGA
- the akr1a1b gene encoding aldo-keto reductase family 1 member A1-B isoform X2, with protein MSMNDFAVLSTGRKMPLVGLGTWKSEPGQVKQAVIWALQTGYRHIDCAPVYANEPEIGEAFQEVMGPEKGIRREDVFVTSKLWNTKHHPDDVEPSLLKTLKDLKLEYLDLYLIHWPHAFQRSDNPFPKKEDGTLLFDDIDYKLTWAAMEKLVGKGLVRAIGLSNFNSRQIDDILSVASIKPSVLQVESHPYLAQVELLAHCRDRGLVMTAYSPLGSPDRAWKHPEEPVLLEEPAIAALAKKYNKTPAQIIIRWQTQRGVVTIPKSITQSRIKENIQVFDFTLDPEEMSQVTALHRGWRYIVPTITVNGKSVPRDAGHPHYPFNDPY; from the exons ATGAGTATGAATGACTTTGCTGTCCTCAGCACTGGGCGAAAGATGCCCCTTGTGGGACTTGGGACATGGAAGAGTGAACCTGGACAG GTAAAACAGGCAGTCATTTGGGCATTGCAAACTGGCTATCGGCATATTGACTGTGCTCCCGTTTATGCGAACGAGCCAGAGATCGGTGAAGCTTTCCAGGAAGTGATGGGGCCTGAAAAA GGAATAAGGCGAGAGGATGTATTTGTGACCTCCAAACTGTGGAACACGAAACACCACCCAGATGACGTGGAGCCATCTCTATTAAAGACCTTGAAAGACCTGAAGCTGGAGTACCTGGACCTCTACCTTATCCATTGGCCACATGCCTTCCA ACGAAGTGATAACCCTTTTCCCAAGAAGGAGGATGGAACCTTGCTGTTTGATGATATAGACTACAAGCTTACATGGGCTGCTATGGAAAAACTTGTGGGAAAGGGGCTTGTCAGGGCCATTGGACTCTCAAACTTCAACAGCAGGCAGATCGATGACATCTTATCAGTTGCGAGCATCAAACCCTCCGTTTTGCAG GTGGAGTCCCATCCATACCTTGCACAGGTTGAGCTGTTGGCTCACTGCCGGGATCGGGGTTTGGTGATGACTGCCTACAGTCCGCTAGGATCTCCTGACCGAGCCTGGAAGCATCCAGAGGAGCCTGTGCTGTTGGAGGAACCAGCCATTGCTGCGCTAGCCAAGAAATACAACAAGACTCCTGCACAAATTATCATCAG GTGGCAAACTCAACGAGGAGTAGTGACCATCCCAAAGAGCATTACACAGTCCCGGATCAAAGAGAATATCCAG GTGTTTGATTTTACTCTTGATCCTGAGGAAATGAGTCAAGTGACAGCATTGCACAGAGGCTGGCGTTACATTGTGCCAACCATTACT gtCAATGGCAAGTCTGTACCCCGGGATGCAGGACATCCTCACTACCCTTTTAATGACCCCTATTAA